One genomic region from Mytilus trossulus isolate FHL-02 chromosome 9, PNRI_Mtr1.1.1.hap1, whole genome shotgun sequence encodes:
- the LOC134685151 gene encoding uncharacterized protein LOC134685151 isoform X1, protein MEEHTKRTRNKILKILNSYPFTLLVVILIVFESSLHVAEVLIEQDIRENIVDECTEVKNFIQKLGHPQHDTVDTPSLMNNVIIATNNFLNVYDVTKRDNQSNCSHYSHASTEDEFVFTMDFTQDQNSIVCGTSSELGHFDISQVFSIADQFLQDLSHSFRIFALGIIIFMSVETSLRMFCTGFIFLKRKIEVFDAIIVFTSLIFDCSFYSRSFQKSSIVVMLLLPWRLIRIVSSLIAALNSKHRRQVKSLSIGKKKMEEKYIKIAKQFQVVKGNEDNLIKLCKLKGATGREINLCVYKGTSHMTVDPNCTIASMMLLGGSLNMSYGGNMIADKDPNNNDIDKANITSKSSLSVYMRPSITDNHQSLQIPMSGNRSLHIQKSDNTSILIPKYNNTSLQIPTSKKTRKQIPFKNTENISVIPKSSTPFLFPAPNFFSPSNFLTPFYLTTPLNTPQTVFFPDNFDSNLAREKLLNEGPSSQKEAKQQKLDVPDILITED, encoded by the exons ATGGAAGAACACACAAAACG CACACGAAACAAGATACTTAAGATTTTAAACAGCTACCCGTTCACACTATTGGTGGTCATTTTAATAGTGTTTGAAAGTTCTCTACATGTGGCTGAAGTACTGATAGAACAAGACATAAGAG AAAATATTGTGGACGAATGCACAGAAGTCAAGAATTTTATCCAAAAACTGGGTCATCCACAACACGATACAGTAGATACTCCTTCATTAATGAATAACGTTATAATTGCCACCAATAACTTCCTCAATGTGTATGATGTCACGAAAAGGgataaccaatcaaattgttCGCATTATTCACATGCCTCTACTGAAGACGAGTTTGTTTTCACTATGGATTTTACACAAGACCAGAACAGTATTGTATGTGGAACTTCAAGTGAACTGGGGCATTTTGACATAAGCCAGGTCTTTTCAATAGCAGACCAGTTTCTCCAAGATTTAAGTCATTCTTTCCGGATATTTGCCTTgggtattattatatttatgtcagtagag ACTTCGCTTAGAATGTTCTGTACTGGGTTTATATTCCTTAAAAGAAAAATCGAG GTCTTTGATGCGATTATTGTGTTCACATCTTTGATATTTGACTGCTCGTTTTACTCGAGAAGCTTTCAGAAGTCTTCTATTGTCGTAATGCttctgttaccatggagattaaTCAGAATTGTAAGCA GCTTAATTGCGGCACTGAATAGTAAACATAGACGGCAGGTAAAAAGTCTGAGCATAGGAAAGAAAAAGATGGaagaaaaatacatcaaaataGCCAAACAGTTCCAAGTTGTTAAG GGAAATGAAGACAACCTTATTAAGCTGTGTAAACTGAAAGGGGCTACCGGTAGAGAGATAAATTTATGTGTTT ataaaggaACCTCTCACATGACAGTCGATCCTAACTGTACAATTGCTTCGATGATGCTTCTTGGCGGTTCACTGAACATGTCATATGGAGGAAATATGATCGCCGACAAAGatccaaataataatgatattgaCAAAGCAAATATTACGTCAAAATCCAGTTTATCTGTGTATATGCGACCTAGCATTACAGACAACCATCAAAGTCTACAAATACCAATGTCTGGGAATAGAAGTCTACACATACAAAAGTCTGACAATACTAGTATACTCATACCAAAGTATAACAATACTAGTCTACAAATACCAACGTCTAAGAAAACTAGAAAACAAATACCATTTAAGAATACTGAAAATATCTCTGTTATTCCAAAGTCGTCAACGCCATTTCTGTTTCCCGCACCAAACTTTTTCTCTCCATCTAATTTTCTAACACCATTTTATTTGACGACACCGTTAAATACGCCACAAACAGTCTTCTTCCCTGATAATTTTGACTCTAATCTTGCTAGAGAAAAATTGTTAAACGAAGGACCATCAAGTCAGAAAGAGGCAAAGCAACAG AAGTTGGACGTACCAGACATCCTGATTACAGAGGACTAA
- the LOC134685151 gene encoding uncharacterized protein LOC134685151 isoform X2 produces the protein MNNVIIATNNFLNVYDVTKRDNQSNCSHYSHASTEDEFVFTMDFTQDQNSIVCGTSSELGHFDISQVFSIADQFLQDLSHSFRIFALGIIIFMSVETSLRMFCTGFIFLKRKIEVFDAIIVFTSLIFDCSFYSRSFQKSSIVVMLLLPWRLIRIVSSLIAALNSKHRRQVKSLSIGKKKMEEKYIKIAKQFQVVKGNEDNLIKLCKLKGATGREINLCVYKGTSHMTVDPNCTIASMMLLGGSLNMSYGGNMIADKDPNNNDIDKANITSKSSLSVYMRPSITDNHQSLQIPMSGNRSLHIQKSDNTSILIPKYNNTSLQIPTSKKTRKQIPFKNTENISVIPKSSTPFLFPAPNFFSPSNFLTPFYLTTPLNTPQTVFFPDNFDSNLAREKLLNEGPSSQKEAKQQKLDVPDILITED, from the exons ATGAATAACGTTATAATTGCCACCAATAACTTCCTCAATGTGTATGATGTCACGAAAAGGgataaccaatcaaattgttCGCATTATTCACATGCCTCTACTGAAGACGAGTTTGTTTTCACTATGGATTTTACACAAGACCAGAACAGTATTGTATGTGGAACTTCAAGTGAACTGGGGCATTTTGACATAAGCCAGGTCTTTTCAATAGCAGACCAGTTTCTCCAAGATTTAAGTCATTCTTTCCGGATATTTGCCTTgggtattattatatttatgtcagtagag ACTTCGCTTAGAATGTTCTGTACTGGGTTTATATTCCTTAAAAGAAAAATCGAG GTCTTTGATGCGATTATTGTGTTCACATCTTTGATATTTGACTGCTCGTTTTACTCGAGAAGCTTTCAGAAGTCTTCTATTGTCGTAATGCttctgttaccatggagattaaTCAGAATTGTAAGCA GCTTAATTGCGGCACTGAATAGTAAACATAGACGGCAGGTAAAAAGTCTGAGCATAGGAAAGAAAAAGATGGaagaaaaatacatcaaaataGCCAAACAGTTCCAAGTTGTTAAG GGAAATGAAGACAACCTTATTAAGCTGTGTAAACTGAAAGGGGCTACCGGTAGAGAGATAAATTTATGTGTTT ataaaggaACCTCTCACATGACAGTCGATCCTAACTGTACAATTGCTTCGATGATGCTTCTTGGCGGTTCACTGAACATGTCATATGGAGGAAATATGATCGCCGACAAAGatccaaataataatgatattgaCAAAGCAAATATTACGTCAAAATCCAGTTTATCTGTGTATATGCGACCTAGCATTACAGACAACCATCAAAGTCTACAAATACCAATGTCTGGGAATAGAAGTCTACACATACAAAAGTCTGACAATACTAGTATACTCATACCAAAGTATAACAATACTAGTCTACAAATACCAACGTCTAAGAAAACTAGAAAACAAATACCATTTAAGAATACTGAAAATATCTCTGTTATTCCAAAGTCGTCAACGCCATTTCTGTTTCCCGCACCAAACTTTTTCTCTCCATCTAATTTTCTAACACCATTTTATTTGACGACACCGTTAAATACGCCACAAACAGTCTTCTTCCCTGATAATTTTGACTCTAATCTTGCTAGAGAAAAATTGTTAAACGAAGGACCATCAAGTCAGAAAGAGGCAAAGCAACAG AAGTTGGACGTACCAGACATCCTGATTACAGAGGACTAA